In Tepidimicrobium xylanilyticum, one DNA window encodes the following:
- a CDS encoding AAA family ATPase, with protein MDNSKALKILENIKRIIIGKDDVIEKILIAILARGHILIEDIPGVGKTTLAKALARSMDLSYKRVQFTPDLMPSDIIGINIYDKDLGTFSFKKGPIFNHIFLADEINRTSPKTQSSLLQAMEEGEVSTEEKDYVLEKPFIVIATQNPLEYQGTFPLPEAQLDRFLIRISLGYPEKHYEVEILKNHQSIKKLEDIEAVVTKENILDMQNMVDGLTVHEDILEYIINIANATRSSKELQLGASPRASIDLLRAARGKAFLSGRDYVIPDDVKEMALPVLTHRLILSPESRIERKTVEEVLKNILNTIYIPVIANEKHY; from the coding sequence ATGGATAATAGCAAAGCTTTAAAGATATTGGAGAATATTAAAAGGATTATCATAGGGAAGGATGATGTAATCGAGAAGATTCTAATTGCCATACTGGCTAGAGGCCATATTCTAATAGAGGATATTCCAGGGGTAGGTAAAACCACTTTAGCAAAGGCTTTAGCAAGAAGTATGGACCTATCCTATAAAAGGGTTCAATTTACGCCCGATTTAATGCCCTCAGATATTATAGGAATCAATATCTACGATAAGGACTTAGGAACTTTTTCCTTTAAGAAGGGTCCTATATTTAACCATATATTTTTAGCTGATGAGATCAATCGAACTTCCCCCAAAACCCAATCAAGTTTATTACAAGCAATGGAGGAGGGAGAAGTTTCTACAGAAGAAAAGGACTACGTTTTAGAAAAACCTTTCATAGTAATCGCCACCCAAAATCCATTAGAATATCAAGGAACCTTTCCCCTTCCAGAAGCCCAACTAGATCGTTTCCTAATAAGAATATCCCTAGGATACCCAGAAAAACACTATGAAGTAGAAATACTTAAAAATCATCAATCCATTAAAAAATTAGAGGATATTGAAGCAGTAGTAACTAAAGAGAATATTTTAGATATGCAAAATATGGTGGACGGTTTAACAGTTCATGAGGATATTCTCGAGTACATAATAAATATAGCCAATGCTACTAGAAGCTCAAAGGAATTACAACTAGGTGCCAGCCCTAGAGCTTCCATAGATTTGCTTCGAGCAGCTAGGGGTAAAGCTTTTTTATCAGGTAGAGATTACGTTATACCCGATGATGTTAAGGAAATGGCATTACCCGTATTAACCCATAGGTTGATACTTTCACCAGAATCGAGAATAGAAAGAAAAACCGTAGAGGAAGTACTTAAAAATATATTAAATACCATATATATACCGGTGATAGCCAATGAAAAGCACTATTAA
- a CDS encoding amidohydrolase family protein, whose protein sequence is MYSTKVGMLRGVLASVKEGQLLDPDKALDRTGKIVLKNGLVVDPKNKIEEVLDVAISGDEIVEVGKDIYVEKGDMVIDCEGLLVVPGLLDMHLHLGDLFEVSTDPIYGAAADGVTMALSPGAGNTFMAPSLLGAEVDRGVPINLGLYQGAASVLSTMLSVEELIKLYKGELEEEIASSRMTRNAITNTTAPLIVGIKDHMGHFLMSNENIDKIFEITSKAKLIYMTHTQDPEHAIRLIELSKGRPIHLGHATAAGCGTHKDAVESMKIIIDLCKKENVTGEFVTTMLREGGGSREGLIMPKKSQELAYSALEQGIVDVLISDGQNDATMKGFGDTRDNIPAILELAEMGVLSLSNSVATMTSNPARLIAERTGNGWWIEKVGHLGKGALANVTVINREVKSAAYTIVNGEIVGFESRAVRRGSGAGGFVSKFGMVKRIGVGDLVMFSYKR, encoded by the coding sequence ATGTATAGTACAAAGGTAGGCATGCTTAGGGGTGTTTTGGCTTCCGTCAAAGAGGGACAATTATTAGACCCTGATAAGGCATTGGATAGGACTGGGAAAATTGTTTTAAAAAATGGACTAGTAGTAGATCCAAAAAACAAGATAGAGGAAGTACTGGATGTAGCTATATCAGGTGATGAAATAGTAGAAGTAGGAAAAGATATCTATGTAGAAAAGGGAGATATGGTAATAGATTGTGAAGGCTTGCTAGTTGTACCGGGGTTGTTAGATATGCATCTTCATCTAGGAGATTTATTTGAAGTAAGTACTGATCCAATCTATGGTGCAGCAGCTGATGGTGTAACTATGGCTCTTTCTCCTGGAGCGGGAAATACTTTTATGGCTCCATCATTACTAGGGGCAGAAGTGGATAGAGGAGTACCAATAAATTTAGGATTATACCAAGGAGCAGCTAGTGTTTTATCTACAATGTTATCTGTTGAAGAGTTAATCAAGCTATATAAAGGTGAACTTGAGGAAGAAATAGCCTCATCTAGGATGACAAGAAATGCAATCACAAATACTACAGCACCCTTAATAGTTGGTATAAAGGATCATATGGGGCATTTCTTAATGTCTAATGAAAACATAGATAAAATATTTGAAATAACTTCTAAAGCTAAATTAATCTATATGACTCATACCCAGGATCCCGAGCATGCTATAAGACTAATTGAATTGTCTAAGGGAAGACCAATTCATCTAGGCCATGCAACGGCTGCTGGGTGTGGTACCCACAAGGATGCAGTTGAGTCTATGAAGATTATAATAGATTTATGTAAAAAGGAAAATGTAACGGGAGAATTTGTAACCACTATGCTGAGAGAAGGCGGCGGAAGTAGAGAAGGACTCATAATGCCTAAGAAATCACAAGAGTTGGCCTATAGTGCATTAGAACAAGGAATAGTAGATGTGTTAATATCTGATGGGCAGAACGATGCGACTATGAAAGGTTTTGGAGATACAAGGGATAATATACCAGCCATATTAGAATTAGCAGAAATGGGTGTATTGAGCTTATCCAATTCAGTGGCTACTATGACTTCTAATCCAGCAAGACTCATAGCTGAAAGAACTGGAAATGGCTGGTGGATAGAAAAAGTTGGGCATTTAGGAAAGGGTGCATTAGCCAATGTAACTGTAATTAATAGGGAAGTAAAATCTGCTGCTTATACCATAGTAAATGGAGAGATTGTAGGTTTTGAAAGTAGGGCAGTAAGGCGAGGCAGTGGAGCAGGAGGATTTGTAAGCAAATTTGGTATGGTTAAGAGAATAGGAGTAGGGGATTTGGTAATGTTTTCATACAAAAGATAA
- a CDS encoding M20 family metallopeptidase — protein sequence MKERTENILRKLVSINTTNPPGNEMDAIKTILGFFPEDIAYKIVEHGDNRGSLILEIKGEDEEKIGFIGHLDTVPVPDESNWVYPPFDGVTKDGYMYGRGTADMKGGVTAMILTALHFIENNITPPHTLKFVFTADEESGGIGVQALRDKDLLKDLSKVFIPEPTDEQIGICEKGALWLNIYVKGRASHGSRPDLGINAIEKLYEFVCRLKGNMDLEKEHFLLGKSSFAITLISGGVKTNIIPEEAKASVDIRTIPGIDHEEILKKAHEICKTMEEEKPGISIEILVVNNRPPLTIDEGNTFIKEIIKTYEKLSYPVKFKGLNFYTDASQLIPFHHIPFVILGPGEEKMCHQRNERISIESVMRMAKLYISYIINS from the coding sequence TTGAAGGAGAGAACGGAGAATATTTTAAGAAAATTAGTCAGCATAAACACAACCAATCCACCTGGTAACGAAATGGATGCAATAAAAACTATTTTAGGCTTTTTCCCTGAAGATATAGCATATAAAATAGTAGAACATGGAGATAATAGAGGTTCTTTAATATTGGAGATTAAGGGAGAAGATGAAGAGAAAATAGGTTTCATAGGTCATTTAGATACGGTGCCAGTACCAGATGAATCTAATTGGGTTTATCCACCTTTTGATGGAGTAACTAAGGATGGATATATGTATGGAAGAGGTACTGCTGATATGAAGGGTGGAGTTACAGCAATGATATTGACAGCCCTACATTTCATAGAAAATAACATAACTCCTCCTCATACCCTTAAATTCGTTTTTACAGCTGACGAAGAATCAGGGGGTATAGGGGTACAAGCCTTAAGGGATAAAGACCTTTTAAAGGATTTATCCAAAGTATTTATTCCAGAACCAACGGATGAACAGATTGGTATATGCGAGAAAGGAGCATTATGGCTAAATATCTATGTAAAGGGTAGGGCTTCCCATGGTTCTAGGCCAGATTTGGGGATTAATGCCATAGAAAAGCTATATGAATTTGTTTGTAGGTTGAAAGGAAATATGGATTTAGAAAAAGAACATTTTTTATTGGGGAAATCTAGTTTTGCTATTACTTTGATTAGCGGAGGGGTAAAAACCAATATTATACCAGAAGAAGCAAAAGCATCTGTGGATATAAGGACAATACCTGGAATTGACCATGAAGAAATATTAAAGAAGGCCCATGAGATTTGCAAAACAATGGAGGAGGAAAAGCCTGGAATTTCCATAGAAATATTGGTAGTAAACAATAGGCCTCCATTAACCATAGATGAAGGAAATACTTTTATAAAGGAAATAATTAAAACATATGAAAAGTTGTCCTATCCAGTGAAATTTAAGGGATTAAACTTTTATACTGATGCATCCCAGCTTATACCGTTTCACCATATACCCTTTGTAATACTAGGACCTGGTGAGGAAAAAATGTGCCATCAGAGGAATGAAAGGATAAGTATAGAATCCGTTATGAGGATGGCAAAACTTTATATCTCTTATATTATTAACTCTTAG
- a CDS encoding PucR family transcriptional regulator, whose translation MDTKVKHLLEQFKGFKLLAGAGGLDRKVSTVTVMDAPDIYNWMKGGEFLITTAYIMKDNPLELEDLIIKLNKNGASALGIKLGRFIEDLPNEVKDTADGLNFPIIYIPINYAFSDVIHPALSRIVNAQAKKLMMSERIHKSFTQIVIEGRGTNHIVETLYGILNRNVVFKDLVFNRIYIVSKSNKFKDDIENLSLDSMLGKYFNYPVQIGSSIYGYIIVDESKDTNSLEDLDKITIEHASTVIKLNIQKEISNRQIEQKYRDEFIQDLLLNNIRTIEEANNRAALYGWKMDRGLVCVIVDIDDYKKRFLSLEKTKGLEEERDIIFRLITAKMKKKFYKCFYTTYSDSIVYLIEPDVSPMKDFFIKLERVSEEIRKEIRENSQFTATIGIGSYKESVIDIYISFIEAQKAVRIGRTIYGGDNTHVYDDLGVYRMLFDISQGEEANNFCSQYLEKLIDYDRKNNCEYMETLRCLVENDWNLKKTAEDLFIHYNTMKYRFNKISEIINLNLNNREEKFMIELCLKLLDISKQYSLYMKTNI comes from the coding sequence ATGGATACAAAGGTTAAGCATTTATTAGAACAGTTTAAGGGATTTAAACTATTAGCAGGTGCTGGTGGATTGGATAGAAAGGTAAGTACTGTAACCGTAATGGATGCTCCTGATATATATAATTGGATGAAAGGAGGAGAATTCCTAATTACTACAGCCTATATAATGAAGGATAATCCGCTGGAGCTAGAGGACTTGATAATTAAACTAAACAAAAATGGCGCATCAGCTTTAGGAATTAAATTAGGTAGATTTATTGAAGATTTACCTAATGAGGTGAAGGATACTGCAGATGGGCTAAACTTTCCTATTATATATATACCAATCAATTATGCATTTAGCGATGTAATACATCCTGCCCTATCCAGAATAGTTAATGCTCAAGCAAAAAAATTGATGATGTCAGAAAGAATTCATAAGTCCTTTACCCAGATAGTTATTGAAGGTAGGGGAACTAATCATATAGTTGAAACTCTTTACGGAATATTAAATAGGAATGTTGTTTTTAAAGATTTAGTATTTAATAGAATTTATATAGTAAGTAAATCTAATAAATTTAAGGATGATATTGAAAATTTAAGCCTAGATAGTATGTTGGGTAAATATTTTAATTATCCCGTTCAAATTGGTAGTTCTATTTATGGGTATATAATAGTTGATGAAAGCAAAGATACTAACAGCTTAGAGGATTTAGATAAAATAACCATAGAACATGCCAGTACAGTTATTAAACTGAATATACAGAAAGAGATTTCCAATCGTCAAATTGAACAAAAATATAGGGATGAGTTTATTCAAGACTTATTATTGAATAATATTAGGACTATAGAGGAAGCAAACAACAGGGCAGCATTATATGGTTGGAAAATGGACAGAGGCCTTGTTTGTGTAATAGTGGATATAGATGATTATAAGAAGAGATTTTTATCCTTAGAAAAGACAAAAGGGTTAGAAGAAGAGAGGGATATTATATTTAGGCTCATTACAGCGAAGATGAAGAAGAAATTTTATAAATGTTTCTATACTACCTATAGTGATAGTATAGTATATCTAATAGAGCCAGATGTAAGTCCTATGAAGGATTTCTTTATAAAACTTGAGAGGGTTTCAGAAGAAATTAGAAAAGAAATTAGAGAAAATAGTCAATTTACAGCTACCATAGGAATAGGAAGTTATAAAGAATCGGTAATAGATATCTATATTAGTTTCATAGAGGCTCAAAAAGCGGTGAGGATAGGTAGAACCATCTATGGTGGGGATAATACTCATGTTTATGATGATTTAGGGGTCTATAGAATGCTTTTCGATATTTCCCAAGGAGAAGAAGCAAATAACTTTTGTAGCCAATACCTGGAGAAATTAATAGATTATGATAGAAAGAATAATTGTGAGTATATGGAAACTTTGAGGTGTTTAGTGGAAAACGATTGGAATCTAAAGAAAACAGCAGAGGACTTGTTTATCCACTATAATACTATGAAATATAGGTTTAATAAAATTAGTGAAATAATCAACTTGAATTTAAATAATAGAGAAGAAAAGTTTATGATAGAACTTTGTTTAAAACTACTGGATATAAGTAAACAATATTCATTGTACATGAAGACTAATATATAG